One window from the genome of Megalobrama amblycephala isolate DHTTF-2021 linkage group LG4, ASM1881202v1, whole genome shotgun sequence encodes:
- the gldc gene encoding glycine dehydrogenase (decarboxylating), mitochondrial, whose translation MQSCAKSWRVVISRSMNARVPHRNISSKGDVFKKLQGLTADVSANVRFMGTSHVLWSRKIERILPRHDDFSERHIGPGDKEKREMLNTLGLESVAQLIENTIPASIRLGRSLKMDDPVCENEILDSLQKIASKNKLWRSYIGMGYYNCSVPQVIQRNLLENSGWVTQYTPYQPEVSQGRLESLLNYQTMVCDITGMAVANASLLDEGTAAAEAMQLCNRQNKRRTFYIDPRCHPQTIAVVQTRANYIGVKTVLKLPHEMDFSGKDVSGVLFQYPDTEGRVEDFTALVDQAHKGGALACCATDLLALCVLRPPGEFGVDIALGNSQRFGVPLCYGGPHAAFFAVKENLVRMMPGRMVGVTRDAAGKEVYRLALQTREQHIRRDKATSNICTAQALLANMAAMYALYHGPQGLRHIAERTHNATLILAEGLKRAGHKLQHENFFDTLKINCGVAGKDILEKATQREINLRLYSDGVLGVSLDETVTERDLDDLLWIFGCESSAELIAEKMSERTKGLLASPFKRTSKFLTHPVFNSYHSETNIVRYMKRLENKDISLVHSMIPLGSCTMKLNSSSELMPITWREFANIHPFVPLEQAEGYQQLFRQLERDLCEITGYDKISFQPNSGAQGEYAGLAAIKAYLNSKGESHRTVCLIPKSAHGTNPASAQMAGMKVQVVEVDKDGNIDVSHLKAMVDKHKANLAAIMITYPSTNGVFEENVREVCELIHQNGGQVYLDGANMNAQVGLCRPGDYGSDVSHLNLHKTFCIPHGGGGPGMGPIGVKQHLAPFLPSHPVVNIQFTNAGSSLGTISAAPWGSSAILPISWAYIKMMGSKGLGHATEVAILNANYMAKRLENHYKILFKGSKGFVAHEFILDVRPFKKSANIEAVDVAKRLQDYGFHAPTMSWPVAGTLMIEPTESEDKAELDRFCDSLLAIRQEIADIEEGRMDSRVNPLKMAPHSLASITSSTWDRPYSREYAAFPMPFVRPETKFWPTISRIDDIYGDQHLVCTCPPMDAYESPYEERASS comes from the exons ATGCAGAGCTGCGCTAAATCCTGGCGTGTTGTCATCAGCAGGTCGATGAACGCTCGCGTGCCGCATAGGAATATCAGCAGCAAAGGGGATGTTTTTAAGAAACTTCAAGGTTTAACCGCAGATGTGTCTGCAAATGTGCGCTTTATGGGCACCTCACACGTTTTGTGGTCCAGAAAGATTGAAAGAATTCTGCCGAGACACGATGATTTCTCTGAAAGACACATTGGACCGGGTGACAAAGAGAAAAGAGAGATGCTCAATACTCTTGGACTTGAG tCAGTCGCCCAGCTTATAGAAAACACAATTCCCGCATCCATCCGCCTGGGAAGAAGTTTGAAAATGGACGATCCTGTGT GTGAGAATGAAATTCTTGACTCACTCCAAAAGATTGCATCGAAGAACAAGTTGTGGAGGTCCTATATTGGAATGGGCTATTATAACTGCTCCGTCCCACAGGTCATACAAAGAAACCTGCTTGAGAATTCGGGATG GGTTACTCAGTACACACCGTACCAGCCTGAGGTCTCTCAGGGGCGTCTGGAGAGCTTGCTCAATTATCAGACTATGGTTTGTGACATCACGGGAATGGCAGTAGCCAATGCATCATTGCTGGATGAAGGTACTGCCGCTGCAGAGGCCATGCAGCTCTGCAACAG gcaaaacaaaagaagaacaTTCTACATTGACCCACGCTGCCATCCTCAGACTATTGCAGTTGTGCAAACCAGAGCCAA TTACATTGGTGTGAAGACCGTTCTCAAGCTTCCTCATGAGATGGACTTCAGTGGGAAGGATGTTAGCGGTGTGCTCTTCCAGTATCCAGACACTGAGGGCAGGGTGGAAGATTTCACTGCACTTGTTGATCAGGCCCACAAGGGTGGT gCACTAGCTTGCTGTGCCACAGACTTGCTAGCACTCTGCGTGTTGCGTCCTCCGGGTGAGTTTGGAGTTGACATCGCTTTGGGCAACTCTCAGCGCTTTGGAGTTCCTCTCTGCTATGGTGGGCCTCATGCTGCGTTCTTTGCAGTCAAAGAAAATCTGGTCAGGATGATGCCAGGAAGGATGGTTGGAGTGACCAG AGATGCAGCTGGTAAAGAGGTTTATCGTCTGGCTCTCCAGACCAGAGAGCAGCACATCCGCAGAGACAAAGCCACCAGCAACATCTGCACTGCTCAG GCTCTTCTTGCAAACATGGCTGCCATGTATGCATTGTATCATGGTCCTCAAGGATTGAGGCACATTGCAGAGAGAACCCACAATGCAACGTTGATTCTCGCTGAGG GGCTGAAAAGAGCTGGGCACAAACTCCAACATGAGAACTTCTTTGACACACTGAAGATCAATTGTGGTGTGGCCGGCAAGGACATCTTAGAAAAAGCTACGCAGCGGGAAATCAACCTACGGTTGTACAGTGATGGAGTG CTTGGAGTGTCTCTGGATGAAACTGTCACTGAGAGAGACTTGGACGATCTGCTCTGGATCTTCGGGTGTGAATCATCAGCT GAACTTATTGCTGAGAAAATGAGTGAGCGAACAAAAGGATTGCTGGCAAGCCCTTTCAAGAGAACCAGCAAGTTTCTCACCCATCCAGTGTTTAACAG TTATCACTCAGAGACCAATATTGTACGTTACATGAAGCGCCTGGAAAATAAGGATATTTCTCTCGTACATAGTATGATTCCATTg GGCTCATGCACAATGAAGCTGAACAGTTCCTCTGAGCTCATG CCAATCACCTGGAGAGAATTTGCAAACATTCACCCCTTCGTGCCATTGGAGCAGGCTGAAGGTTATCAGCAGCTCTTCAGGCAGCTTGAGAGAGACCTTTGTGAGATTACAGGATATGATAAGATCTCCTTTCAACCAAACAG cgGCGCGCAGGGGGAATATGCAGGCTTGGCTGCAATCAAAGCATATCTGAATTCCAAAGGAGAATCTCATAGAACA GTCTGCCTGATTCCCAAATCAGCTCATGGAACAAACCCTGCCAGCGCACAGATGGCGGGCATGAAGGTTCAGGTGGTTGAAGTGGATAAAGATGGCAACATTGATGTGTCTCACCTTAAAGCCATG GTGGACAAACATAAGGCCAACTTGGCTGCCATAATGATCACCTACCCCTCCACCAATGGTGTGTTTGAGGAGAACGTCCGTGAAGTGTGTGAGCTTATTCATCAGAACGGTGGACAGGTGTACCTGGATGGTGCCAACATGAACGCACAG GTTGGATTATGTCGACCAGGAGATTATGGCTCAGATGTTTCTCACTTGAATCTCCACAAAACCTTCTGCATTCCTCATGGTGGTGGCGGCCCTGGGATGGGACCAATCGGAGT GAAACAGCATCTTGCCCCCTTCCTGCCTAGTCATCCAGTGGTGAACATTCAGTTCACTAATGCAGGAAGTTCTTTGGGCACCATCAGCGCTGCTCCCTGGGGCTCCAGCGCTATCCTGCCCATCTCATGGGCTTACATTAAG ATGATGGGTTCAAAGGGTCTTGGTCACGCTACAGAGGTGGCCATTCTTAATGCCAATTACATGGCTAAAAGACTGGAAAACCACTACAAAATTCTTTTCAAGGGCTCTAAAG GATTTGTTGCTCATGAATTTATTTTGGACGTGCGGCCTTTTAAAAAGTCAGCAAACATTGAGGCAGTTGATGTAGCAAAAAGACTGCAAGATTAtg GTTTTCATGCACCGACCATGTCATGGCCTGTGGCTGGAACTCTAATGATCGAACCCACGGAGTCCGAGGATAAGGCCGAGCTCGACCGCTTCTGTGACTCGCTGCTGGCCATCCGACAGGAAATCGCAGACATTGAAGAGGGCCGGATGGACTCTAGGGTTAATCCTCTCAAG ATGGCTCCTCACTCATTGGCCAGTATTACCTCGAGCACATGGGACAGACCTTATTCCAGAGAGTATGCTGCTTTCCCAATG CCTTTTGTGAGACCTGAGACCAAATTCTGGCCCACAATCTCAAGAATCGATGACATTTACGGTGACCAACACCTCGTCTGCACCTGTCCACCAATGGACGCCTACGAGTCTCCATATGAAGAAAGGGCTTCCTCGTGA
- the coq2 gene encoding 4-hydroxybenzoate polyprenyltransferase, mitochondrial, protein MMCTRLLTLLKPHVVKRNLPQICSARFSSLRRQHENIITAFCQPGSCFNKSDDHKQRIWSPSLAGHNYGTRFFSLTPAGIVNAAPAFVQPYLRLMRLDKPIGTWLLYLPCTWSIGLAADPGCLPDLSMLALFGVGALLMRGAGCTINDMWDKDFDRKVSRTATRPIASGEITQFQALVFLGGQLSLALGVLLCLNYYSIALGAASLSLVVTYPLMKRITYWPQFVLGLTFNWGALLGWSAVKGLCDWSVCLPLYASGVMWTLIYDTIYAHQDKDDDLKVGVKSTALRFQENTKLWLSGFTGVMLSGLVLAGVNADQTLPYYCAVSAVAIHLAHQIYAVDINRPEDCWKKFASNRNLGLLLFLGIVTGNLWKKRNDDQYETA, encoded by the exons ATGATGTGCACCAGACTACTGACACTGCTTAAGCCACATGTAGTGAAGAGGAATCTACCACAGATCTGCTCTGCCCGTTTTTCAAGTCTCAGAAGACAGCATGAAAACATCATCACAGCCTTCTGTCAGCCTGGATCCTGCTTTAACAAAAGTGATGATCACAAACAGAGAATATGGTCTCCTTCACTGGCAGGTCACAACTATGGCACAAGGTTTTTTAGCCTCACACCTGCTGGGATTGTCAACGCAGCCCCAGCGTTCGTTCAGCCGTACCTCAGATTGATGAGACTGGACAAACCCATTG GAACATGGCTGCTGTATCTGCCTTGCACGTGGAGTATTGGGCTGGCGGCAGACCCAGGATGCCTTCCTGATCTGAGCATGCTTGCGCTGTTCGGTGTCGGAGCTTTGCTTATGAGAGGAGCTGGATGCACTATCAATGACATGTGGGATAAAGACTTTGACAGAAAG GTGTCAAGGACAGCCACTCGGCCCATTGCATCAGGGGAGATCACACAGTTTCAGGCTCTGGTTTTCCTCGGAGGCCAGCTGAGTTTAGCACTGGGGGTCCTGCTCTGCCTCAATTACTACAG CATAGCTCTTGGAGCTGCTTCTTTGTCGCTGGTGGTCACATACCCTCTTATGAAGAGAATCACATACTGGCCACAGTTTGTTTTAG GTCTCACTTTTAACTGGGGTGCTCTTCTGGGTTGGTCTGCTGTGAAGGGATTATGTGACTGGTCTGTGTGTTTACCTCTCTATGCGTCTGGTGTCATGTGGACATTGATTTATGACACAATCTATGCCCATCAG GACAAAGATGATGATTTAAAAGTGGGGGTAAAGTCTACAGCTCTGAGGTTCCAGGAGAACACCAAACTGTGGCTGAGTGGCTTTACAGGGGTGATGTTGTCAGGGCTGGTTCTAGCAGGAGTTAATGCTGACCAGACTTTGCCCTACTATTGTGCAGTGTCTGCAGTAGCTATTCATCTCGCACATCAG ATTTACGCTGTGGACATCAACAGACCTGAGGACTGCTGGAAAAAATTTGCTTCAAACCGAAACCTCGGACTGCTTTTATTCTTAGGAATAGTGACTGGAAATTTATGGAAAAAGAGAAATGATGATCAGTACGAAACAGCTTAA
- the mfsd10 gene encoding LOW QUALITY PROTEIN: major facilitator superfamily domain-containing protein 10 (The sequence of the model RefSeq protein was modified relative to this genomic sequence to represent the inferred CDS: deleted 1 base in 1 codon): protein MAGDKTASEDVYSSRVIRVVFLALLLDLLGFTLILPLLPSILDHYSQTGDSVYQSLQSIVDWFRGAVGVPMETKYNSVLFGGLIGSLYSLLQFLSSPITGALSDDYGRKPLLLLTTVGLIVSYILWAISHSFTVFLLSRVVGGICKGNVSLCTAVVADLPCPKARNKGMAMIGVAFSLGFTFGPLMGAYFALRLKDAEVFYQGPAMLAVLFSLADLLFIFLMLPETLQKGASKSSGIQQSGDLLHPVALFSFTAVTRTENPPSEQKMQNLKVLGLVYFAYLFLFSGLEFTLSFLTHQRFQFSSMQQGKMFFFIGITMAVIQGGYARRIKPGHQIQTVRVAIISLIPAFLLIGIAWNLTLLYSGLFLYSFAAAIVVPCLSTQVSEHGSASQKGTVMGILRSLGALARALGPIVASSVYWLAGAELCFILSSVFFIVPLILLSQLKRQKEE from the exons ATGGCAGGTGACAAAACTGCATCTGAGGATGTTTACTCCTCCAGAGTCATCAGGGTGGTTTTCTTGGCACTGCTGCTTGACTTGCTGGGTTTCACATTAATACTTCCCCTGCTCCCTTCCATCTTGGACCACTACAGTCAAACTGGG GACAGCGTGTATCAGTCATTACAGAGCATCGTGGACTGGTTCAGAGGGGCAGTTGGAGTTCCTATGGAAACAAAATATAACAGTGTTCTTTTTGGAG GTCTGATAGGCTCTCTTTACTCTTTGCTACAATTTCTATCATCACCCATTACTGGGGCTCTTTCAGATGATTATGGAAGAAAACCACTGCTCCTGTTAACAACT GTAGGTCTCATAGTGTCCTACATTCTGTGGGCAATTTCtcacagttttacagtttttctgctGTCTCGAGTGGTGGGAGGCATTTGTAAAGGTAATGTCAGCTTGTGCACTGCTGTTGTGGCAGACCTGCCTTGCCCTAAAGCAAGAAACAAGGGAATG GCAATGATTGGTGTTGCTTTCTCCTTGGGATTCACATTTGGTCCATTAATGGGAGCATACTTTGCTCTGAGACTCAAAGACGCTGAGGTGTTTTATCAAGGCCCTGCCATGCTGGCTGTCCTTTTTTCTTTAGCGGACctactttttattttcttgATGCTGCCAGAGACTTTACAAAAG GGGGCATCGAAATCTTCAGGTATTCAACAATCAGGAGATCTTCTTCACCCTGTTGCACTTTTCAGTTTCACTGCGGTCACAAGAACAGAGAATCCACCATCTGAACAAA aaatgcaaaatcttAAGGTGCTTGGACTGGTTTACTTTGCATATCTATTTCTCTTCTCTGGGTTGGAATTCACCTTGAGTTTTCTGACACATCAGCGCTTCCAGTTTTCCAG CATGCAGCAGGGGAAGATGTTCTTTTTCATTGGCATTACCATGGCAGTGATCCAGGGCGGATATGCCCGCAGGATCAAACCAGGTCATCAGATCCAGACT GTTCGCGTG GCAATTATATCACTTATACCAGCCTTCTTGCTCATTGGAATAGCATGGAATTTGACACTACTCTATTCAGGCTTATTTTTGTACTCTTTTG ctgCTGCTATAGTTGTTCCATGCCTTTCAACACAAGTGTCTGAACatg GCTCAGCCAGTCAGAAGGGAACAGTAATGGGAATCCTTCGGAGTCTTGGAGCTTTAGCTCGAGCACTAGGCCCTATTGTGGCTTCTtcag tgtactgGTTGGCTGGAGCAGAATTATGCTTTATACTCAGTTCAGTGTTCTTTATAGTCCCTCTGATTTTACTGAGCCAGCTGAAGAGACAGAAGGAGGAGTAA